In Paenibacillus guangzhouensis, a single window of DNA contains:
- a CDS encoding mechanosensitive ion channel family protein has protein sequence MAYYALAEETGEIIEQNLNWFQKKIWGPVTNPELWENMMWEIIKVLLIIIVCRVLIRVLHKAINHLIIKKGDTRLQFTPRRMITIGKLLKNVTTYVINFVMILMVISEWNIVDLRPVLAGAGVLGLAIGFGAQSLVKDIITGFFIIFEDQFAVGDVIEVNKNRGTVEVIGLRSTRIQSWTGEVFIIPNGMINEVTNFSLHNSVAFIDISVAYEENVDEAMEIMKKAMPELKERNLDIVKVPEVLGVQMMSASDVKIRIIAECKPYTQAGVARFINIEMKRLLDAHGIEIPYPRMVTYHRSEREG, from the coding sequence GTGGCTTATTATGCGCTTGCCGAAGAGACAGGAGAAATCATTGAACAGAATTTGAACTGGTTCCAGAAGAAGATCTGGGGACCCGTGACGAACCCCGAACTGTGGGAAAATATGATGTGGGAGATTATTAAAGTCCTCCTTATCATTATCGTATGCCGTGTATTGATTCGTGTTCTTCATAAGGCAATTAACCATCTGATTATTAAGAAGGGCGACACTCGATTGCAGTTCACACCAAGACGGATGATTACGATCGGGAAATTGCTTAAAAATGTCACGACATATGTTATTAACTTCGTGATGATCCTTATGGTCATTAGTGAGTGGAATATTGTAGATTTAAGACCGGTGTTAGCAGGGGCCGGGGTGCTCGGGCTTGCGATTGGGTTCGGGGCACAGAGTCTTGTCAAAGATATCATTACAGGGTTTTTCATTATTTTCGAGGATCAATTCGCTGTCGGTGACGTGATCGAAGTGAATAAGAATCGGGGGACTGTTGAAGTCATTGGTCTACGCTCGACACGCATTCAGAGCTGGACGGGAGAAGTGTTCATTATCCCGAACGGAATGATCAATGAGGTGACGAACTTCTCCTTACACAATTCCGTAGCTTTTATCGATATATCCGTTGCCTATGAAGAAAATGTGGATGAGGCCATGGAAATTATGAAGAAGGCGATGCCGGAACTGAAGGAACGTAATCTCGATATCGTAAAAGTTCCCGAGGTGCTCGGTGTACAAATGATGAGCGCATCAGATGTAAAGATTCGGATCATTGCGGAATGTAAGCCATATACACAAGCTGGTGTAGCACGATTTATTAATATAGAAATGAAGCGGCTGCTTGATGCGCATGGCATTGAGATTCCATATCCGCGGATGGTGACGTATCACCGATCAGAGAGGGAGGGATAG
- a CDS encoding DUF951 domain-containing protein — protein sequence MERKQFELWDVVQMKKPHPCGTNEMEIIRMGMDIRVKCVGCQHSVLIPRQKFEKNMKKVLRNTKQITPPTE from the coding sequence GTGGAACGCAAACAATTCGAACTATGGGATGTCGTACAGATGAAGAAACCGCATCCTTGCGGAACCAATGAAATGGAGATTATTCGGATGGGAATGGATATCCGGGTTAAATGTGTCGGTTGTCAGCACAGTGTTCTCATCCCAAGACAGAAATTCGAGAAGAATATGAAGAAGGTGCTTCGCAATACGAAGCAGATCACACCGCCCACAGAATAA
- a CDS encoding alpha-L-fucosidase — MLSKTTVVPKVKQLQFQDWEYGLFLHFGLRTFYEGYVDFDERPMTPEVFMPTNLDCEQWIRNAKESGMEYAVLTAKHHDGFSNWPSKYTKFSVAYSPWKNGQGDVVREFVEACRKNDVKPGLYYSPFDGSADFYTQDAKAYDDYFVNQITELLGDYGDIDILWFDGCGSEGHEYDWPRIIREIRRLQPNILIFNIGDPDFRWIGNEDGIAPIPTWNVTDAIEWSILSEGEDELSGQHWLPAECDVQLRSTWFYSDQNEDTLKSLDELMGLYYHSVGRGTNLLLNIGPDREGLLPAIDVERVQQMGAEIRRRFGQPIADTSTFVEEKPGKWVYQTDKPHLIDHVVLQENLEQGERVRRFTVTVISKKTHKPVQVYEGINMGHKAIIRIPAVYIRGVIIEVTESEGTPILREASLHYTGA; from the coding sequence ATGCTAAGCAAAACGACGGTTGTACCTAAAGTTAAGCAGCTTCAGTTCCAAGACTGGGAGTATGGGTTATTTCTTCACTTCGGTCTACGGACATTCTATGAGGGGTATGTGGATTTCGATGAAAGACCGATGACGCCAGAAGTTTTTATGCCGACAAATCTAGATTGTGAGCAGTGGATCCGCAATGCGAAGGAGTCGGGGATGGAATATGCCGTCCTGACAGCGAAACATCATGATGGATTCTCGAACTGGCCATCCAAATATACGAAGTTCTCTGTTGCGTATTCACCGTGGAAAAATGGGCAAGGGGATGTCGTACGCGAGTTCGTCGAGGCATGCCGTAAAAATGATGTTAAGCCAGGACTTTATTATTCTCCGTTCGATGGTTCAGCTGATTTCTACACGCAGGACGCGAAGGCCTATGATGATTATTTCGTGAACCAGATCACGGAGCTGCTCGGCGATTATGGCGATATCGATATTCTATGGTTCGATGGCTGCGGGTCGGAAGGGCATGAATATGATTGGCCGCGCATTATCCGTGAAATTCGCCGTCTACAGCCGAACATTCTTATCTTCAATATCGGGGATCCTGATTTCCGCTGGATTGGGAACGAAGACGGCATTGCGCCAATACCAACGTGGAATGTGACCGACGCCATTGAATGGTCGATTCTCTCAGAAGGGGAAGATGAGCTTAGCGGCCAGCACTGGCTGCCAGCAGAATGTGACGTACAGCTGCGGTCAACCTGGTTCTATAGTGATCAGAATGAAGATACATTGAAATCCCTCGATGAACTAATGGGACTCTATTATCATTCCGTGGGCCGGGGAACGAATTTGCTGTTAAATATCGGACCGGACCGTGAAGGGTTACTGCCAGCCATCGATGTCGAGAGAGTGCAGCAGATGGGGGCAGAGATTCGCCGCCGATTCGGGCAGCCTATTGCGGACACCTCGACATTCGTAGAAGAGAAGCCAGGGAAATGGGTATATCAGACGGACAAGCCGCACTTGATTGATCATGTCGTATTGCAGGAGAACCTGGAGCAAGGGGAGCGGGTCCGCAGATTTACTGTCACGGTTATCTCTAAGAAGACACATAAGCCTGTCCAGGTATATGAAGGCATCAATATGGGACATAAAGCGATTATCCGAATTCCTGCCGTCTATATTCGCGGTGTGATCATCGAGGTGACGGAGAGCGAAGGAACGCCTATTTTACGAGAAGCCTCACTACATTATACCGGAGCATAA
- a CDS encoding HAD family hydrolase, whose product MLQKPAAMIFDLDGTLFQTETIVIEAFHLTYAKLREENLYHGDVPADQDILGCLGMLLEHIWERLMPKASLEVRERANELMHEYENALMERGQGKLYPGVAETLQALRDQGIRLFVGSNGLEGYVKDVTRHMGIDHLFERLYSAGEFQTATKVDLIRILLENHQVPTAWMVGDRSSDIEAGKKNQITAIGCDYAGFRKSGELEGADAIITSFDELLHLIRS is encoded by the coding sequence ATGTTACAGAAACCTGCAGCAATGATTTTTGACCTCGACGGTACGTTATTTCAGACAGAGACAATCGTAATTGAAGCATTCCATCTTACATACGCCAAGCTTCGTGAGGAGAATCTATACCATGGAGACGTACCGGCCGATCAAGATATTCTTGGCTGCCTCGGCATGCTCCTTGAACATATATGGGAACGGCTCATGCCGAAAGCTTCCTTGGAAGTAAGAGAACGTGCGAATGAGCTAATGCACGAATATGAGAACGCATTAATGGAGCGTGGTCAAGGAAAACTATACCCTGGCGTGGCTGAGACGCTTCAGGCGCTCAGAGACCAAGGGATTCGCCTATTCGTCGGCAGCAATGGGCTGGAAGGCTACGTGAAGGACGTTACGCGTCATATGGGTATTGATCACTTATTTGAGCGTTTATATAGCGCAGGGGAATTCCAGACCGCAACGAAGGTAGACCTCATTCGGATCCTCCTAGAGAACCATCAAGTCCCTACGGCATGGATGGTCGGAGATCGTTCATCGGATATTGAAGCCGGCAAAAAAAATCAGATCACAGCCATTGGCTGCGACTATGCAGGCTTCCGCAAGTCCGGCGAATTAGAAGGCGCTGACGCCATCATTACTTCCTTCGATGAACTTTTACACCTCATTCGTTCTTAA
- a CDS encoding C40 family peptidase — protein MKNPTNKRIHKTAVAMMLSLSITLSAGLIIPAPSAQAAPTTNSYTVAMAVMNTGEKFLGVPYKFSAEAGRTDQFDCSSFTQYVFKKNGIDLPRSSREQATVGTRVAKSDLRAGDLVFSDTNHDGIINHVSIYMGDGRLLHTYRVGIGVAISNFEGSTWDKTFVTARRVIPDNTNLTYDNNNSDNNNGNWDNQAE, from the coding sequence ATGAAAAATCCAACGAACAAACGTATTCATAAAACAGCGGTTGCTATGATGCTTAGTCTTTCGATTACTTTGTCGGCGGGGCTAATCATTCCAGCTCCATCCGCACAAGCAGCTCCGACGACGAACAGTTACACGGTTGCAATGGCAGTTATGAACACAGGCGAGAAGTTTCTAGGTGTCCCTTATAAATTTAGTGCTGAGGCTGGAAGAACGGATCAATTTGATTGCTCGTCTTTTACGCAATATGTATTTAAGAAGAACGGGATTGATCTTCCGAGATCTTCGCGTGAACAAGCGACAGTAGGTACGCGCGTAGCGAAGAGTGACCTTCGTGCTGGGGATTTGGTATTCTCGGATACGAATCATGACGGCATCATTAATCACGTAAGTATTTATATGGGTGACGGCCGATTGCTTCACACGTATCGTGTAGGTATTGGTGTGGCGATTTCCAATTTTGAAGGCAGCACATGGGATAAGACCTTCGTGACGGCGCGCCGTGTGATTCCAGACAATACGAACTTGACTTATGATAATAATAATTCTGACAATAACAACGGAAATTGGGACAATCAAGCGGAATAG
- a CDS encoding TetR/AcrR family transcriptional regulator, translating to MRVKPKTRDHIVEIATRLFFVQGYHATGLNQIIQESQAPKGSLYYYFPNGKEELAQVCIEQQRKHTAEILRSNFTASNDFVTGVQAFFLGLVQEIERQQFQGVPPSCFWNAVETSCISNRLREACQDTFDMWKSIMVERLLKEGHEEKRAESIAMGVFSLLEGSFVLALTYRDANPLINASNLIPLLLISESN from the coding sequence ATGCGGGTAAAACCAAAAACGCGTGATCATATTGTCGAGATTGCGACTCGCTTATTTTTCGTGCAAGGATATCATGCGACAGGGCTGAACCAAATTATTCAGGAAAGCCAAGCGCCCAAAGGTTCGCTCTATTATTATTTTCCGAACGGAAAAGAGGAGCTGGCTCAGGTATGCATTGAACAGCAGCGGAAGCATACAGCAGAGATTCTGCGGAGCAACTTCACAGCGTCGAATGATTTTGTTACGGGTGTACAGGCATTTTTCTTAGGCCTTGTACAGGAAATTGAACGGCAGCAATTCCAAGGCGTTCCGCCAAGCTGCTTCTGGAATGCTGTAGAGACATCTTGTATTAGCAATCGATTGCGGGAAGCCTGTCAGGATACATTCGATATGTGGAAATCAATCATGGTGGAACGTCTCCTGAAGGAAGGACATGAAGAGAAGCGGGCGGAATCGATTGCTATGGGGGTTTTCTCATTGCTCGAGGGTTCTTTTGTCCTGGCATTGACGTACCGGGACGCGAATCCGCTCATTAATGCGTCGAATCTGATTCCACTGCTGTTGATAAGCGAGAGCAATTAA
- a CDS encoding DHA2 family efflux MFS transporter permease subunit, giving the protein MQATTQTEGKSYKVMPIMISLLISGFVGMFSETALNIALSQLMEILHITPATAQWLTTGFLLTLGILVPVSGLLLQWFTTRQLFVASLSFSIAGTLVAALAGNFEVLLIARVLQAVGTALLLPLMFNTILVIFPPEKRGAAMGVIGLVIMFAPAVGPTAAGLIIEHLTWNWIFWISLPFLVIGLLFGIAYMQNVSTVTKPKIDILSIILSTIGFGGIVFGFSKAGEEGWSNPIVLITIGAGIAALILFSIRQLTMKKPMMDLRVFKYPMFVVGTLMVLICMMIILSTVLILPLYMQNGMGLSAFTAGIALLPGGILNGLMSPVMGKLFDKYGPRWLVIPGLIIAGVCLWFFTSLTTTSAIALIIVLHSCLFIGISMVFMPAQTNGLNQLPPSMYPDGTAVMNTLQQVAGAIGTAVAVSILSHGTSDYLKTSANPQDPMEIVKGMTMGAQHSFLFGLIIAVVGLVLAFFIRRVHVEKQEMKVSMH; this is encoded by the coding sequence ATGCAAGCTACAACACAAACGGAAGGAAAATCATATAAGGTCATGCCGATTATGATCTCACTCTTGATTAGTGGATTCGTCGGCATGTTCAGTGAGACGGCGCTGAATATCGCACTCAGTCAGTTGATGGAGATTCTACACATCACGCCAGCGACGGCGCAATGGCTCACGACCGGATTCCTGCTGACGCTAGGTATTCTCGTGCCAGTATCCGGTTTATTACTTCAATGGTTTACGACAAGGCAGTTATTTGTTGCATCATTATCATTCTCCATCGCAGGGACGCTGGTTGCGGCGCTTGCTGGGAATTTTGAAGTACTGCTCATTGCGCGCGTACTTCAGGCGGTAGGGACAGCGCTGCTGCTGCCGCTAATGTTTAATACGATTTTGGTGATATTCCCGCCAGAGAAGCGGGGCGCAGCGATGGGGGTTATTGGCCTTGTGATCATGTTCGCACCGGCAGTGGGACCAACGGCAGCGGGGTTAATTATTGAACATTTGACTTGGAACTGGATCTTCTGGATCTCTCTGCCGTTCCTTGTCATCGGGCTCTTGTTCGGGATTGCCTATATGCAGAATGTCTCGACCGTTACGAAGCCTAAGATCGATATTCTCTCGATTATTTTATCGACGATTGGATTTGGCGGCATTGTATTCGGGTTCAGTAAAGCGGGTGAGGAAGGGTGGAGCAATCCGATCGTGCTTATAACGATTGGCGCTGGTATTGCGGCGCTCATCTTATTCTCGATCCGCCAGTTAACGATGAAGAAGCCGATGATGGATTTAAGGGTGTTCAAATATCCGATGTTCGTGGTCGGTACGTTAATGGTCTTAATCTGCATGATGATCATTCTTTCTACCGTGCTGATTTTACCGCTCTATATGCAAAATGGGATGGGGCTTTCGGCGTTCACGGCCGGTATTGCCTTATTGCCCGGCGGTATTCTTAATGGATTAATGTCGCCTGTCATGGGCAAGCTGTTCGATAAGTACGGACCCAGATGGCTAGTTATTCCAGGTCTAATCATTGCAGGTGTCTGCTTGTGGTTCTTCACAAGTCTTACGACAACATCTGCGATCGCACTTATTATCGTACTGCATTCATGTCTGTTCATTGGTATTTCGATGGTGTTCATGCCGGCGCAGACGAATGGTCTGAATCAATTGCCGCCATCGATGTATCCGGACGGAACAGCCGTTATGAATACATTGCAGCAAGTCGCAGGGGCAATTGGTACGGCGGTTGCTGTCAGTATACTGTCGCACGGCACTAGCGACTACCTGAAGACATCTGCGAATCCTCAGGATCCGATGGAGATAGTGAAGGGGATGACTATGGGGGCGCAGCACTCGTTCCTATTCGGATTAATTATTGCGGTTGTAGGACTGGTTCTAGCCTTCTTCATCCGCCGCGTACATGTAGAGAAACAAGAGATGAAGGTATCTATGCATTAA
- a CDS encoding YjzC family protein produces the protein MGERTEFEPGDKAPNNGWYMEVGEASFHTEIQDPKMIELKRGDTFPETTNKDRKWKKKHHAMVH, from the coding sequence ATGGGCGAGAGAACAGAATTCGAACCCGGTGACAAAGCGCCGAATAACGGCTGGTACATGGAGGTTGGTGAAGCCAGCTTCCACACAGAGATCCAAGATCCGAAAATGATCGAATTGAAACGCGGTGATACATTCCCCGAGACGACGAACAAGGACCGGAAGTGGAAGAAGAAGCACCACGCAATGGTACACTAA
- the rpsF gene encoding 30S ribosomal protein S6 has product MRKYEVMYIIRTDIEQEVVQAAVEKFQGIISNGGGEITKHDVLGKRRLAYEIKKFRDGHYVLVNFTAEPAVVAELERVMKISDEVIRYLITQDVA; this is encoded by the coding sequence ATGCGCAAATATGAAGTGATGTACATTATTCGTACTGATATTGAGCAAGAAGTTGTTCAAGCAGCAGTCGAGAAATTCCAAGGCATCATCTCCAACGGTGGTGGAGAGATTACAAAGCACGATGTGCTCGGTAAACGCCGTCTTGCGTATGAGATCAAGAAGTTCCGTGATGGACACTATGTCCTAGTTAACTTCACAGCTGAACCAGCTGTTGTAGCGGAACTTGAGCGTGTGATGAAGATTTCCGATGAAGTCATTCGTTACCTGATCACTCAAGATGTTGCTTAA
- the ssb gene encoding single-stranded DNA-binding protein, whose product MLNRVILIGRLTRDPELRYTPAGVAVTQFTIAVDRPFSNQGGEREADFIPVVTWRQLAETCANYLRKGRLTAVEGRIQVRNYDNNEGKRVYVTEVIADNVRFLESGNREGGGSREEAQGSGGFGGGGFGGGSNQGSNRNTSRSNQDPFSDDGKPIDISDDDLPF is encoded by the coding sequence ATGTTAAACCGTGTTATTCTTATCGGTCGATTAACGCGTGACCCTGAATTGCGCTACACGCCAGCTGGTGTTGCAGTGACTCAATTCACCATTGCGGTAGATCGTCCGTTCTCGAACCAAGGCGGCGAACGTGAGGCGGATTTCATTCCAGTCGTTACGTGGAGACAACTTGCAGAGACTTGCGCGAATTATTTGCGTAAAGGTCGCTTAACCGCGGTAGAAGGGCGTATCCAAGTTCGTAACTATGACAATAACGAAGGTAAACGTGTATACGTAACGGAAGTTATTGCAGATAATGTTCGTTTCTTGGAGTCTGGCAATCGTGAAGGCGGCGGATCTCGCGAAGAGGCTCAAGGCTCAGGTGGTTTCGGCGGTGGCGGATTTGGCGGCGGAAGCAATCAAGGAAGCAACCGGAATACATCGCGTAGCAACCAGGATCCTTTTTCGGATGACGGAAAACCGATCGATATATCGGATGATGATTTGCCATTTTAA
- the rpsR gene encoding 30S ribosomal protein S18: MSFKQRDNNEERGEKKFGGRRGGRNKRRKVCYFTVNKITHIDYKDTDLLRKFISERGKILPRRVTGTSAKYQRLLTIAVKRSRQIALLPYTTE, encoded by the coding sequence ATGAGCTTCAAGCAAAGAGATAACAATGAAGAGCGTGGCGAGAAGAAATTCGGCGGCCGCCGTGGCGGACGCAACAAACGTCGCAAAGTTTGCTACTTCACAGTAAACAAAATTACTCACATTGATTATAAAGATACGGATTTGCTTCGCAAATTCATCAGTGAGCGCGGAAAAATTCTTCCTCGTCGTGTAACTGGTACAAGCGCGAAATACCAACGCTTGCTTACAATCGCGGTTAAACGTTCCCGTCAAATCGCATTGTTGCCATACACTACAGAGTAA
- a CDS encoding DUF1450 domain-containing protein, producing the protein MGLGLIVVEVCESNAMAALPLEDLEEEFPEVAIMRTDCLNMCALCKAKSYVMVDNQRVASSDRDICLAKTKEAIKQHLDQFYGAVEE; encoded by the coding sequence ATGGGGCTCGGACTCATTGTCGTGGAAGTCTGTGAGAGTAATGCAATGGCCGCTCTACCGCTGGAGGACCTGGAAGAAGAATTTCCTGAGGTTGCCATTATGCGGACCGATTGCTTAAATATGTGCGCCTTATGCAAGGCCAAATCCTATGTGATGGTGGATAATCAACGTGTTGCATCCTCTGATCGAGATATTTGCTTAGCGAAGACCAAAGAAGCCATTAAGCAGCATTTGGATCAGTTCTATGGGGCTGTAGAAGAATAA
- a CDS encoding sugar phosphate isomerase/epimerase family protein: protein MKISVEGFSFFHLLQQEMIDVFGYLESLKYRYRVDAAGLWNGYFVNRSEEICQLREVDYIRKIKLALAERSMTVPNIAIDGAHVWDPNPEKRELLYQNALAHLDVAEYLGAQTVRIDTGGFGSTDMTEEQFEYTAKRFQEFAQRAYDGGYRIGPENHSGPSRMPKWMVKLAQAVNHPGYGVLLHMGRWDSDVEAGDSLLAPWVYHVHLDPKYVHPHQIENRMQLLFNHGYDGYWGIEYYAQAAPYAEIESYVSAVKAAYLKQIGVIIR, encoded by the coding sequence ATGAAAATATCAGTTGAAGGATTCTCGTTCTTTCACTTATTGCAGCAAGAAATGATCGATGTCTTTGGTTACTTGGAGAGCTTGAAATATCGTTATCGAGTCGATGCTGCAGGGCTCTGGAACGGTTATTTCGTCAATCGAAGTGAAGAAATCTGTCAGCTTCGGGAAGTGGACTATATACGCAAGATTAAGCTCGCACTCGCGGAACGCTCCATGACCGTGCCAAATATAGCGATCGATGGAGCCCATGTCTGGGATCCGAACCCGGAGAAGCGGGAGCTACTCTACCAGAATGCACTCGCGCATCTCGATGTCGCTGAATATTTGGGGGCTCAGACGGTTCGAATCGACACAGGTGGTTTCGGATCAACTGATATGACGGAAGAACAGTTCGAATATACGGCCAAGAGGTTCCAGGAATTCGCCCAACGTGCTTATGACGGGGGGTACCGGATTGGTCCAGAGAATCATAGCGGTCCCTCACGTATGCCAAAATGGATGGTGAAGCTTGCTCAAGCAGTGAATCATCCTGGCTATGGCGTTCTACTTCATATGGGACGGTGGGATAGCGATGTGGAGGCTGGGGACTCCCTGCTCGCGCCTTGGGTGTATCACGTTCATCTTGATCCGAAATATGTACATCCGCACCAGATTGAGAACCGGATGCAGCTGCTATTTAACCACGGGTATGATGGCTATTGGGGAATTGAATATTATGCGCAGGCGGCCCCATATGCAGAGATTGAGAGCTACGTCAGCGCAGTCAAAGCAGCTTATTTAAAACAAATTGGTGTTATTATTCGCTAA
- a CDS encoding LCP family protein — MKKLNIKKRYIAISLVALVLIGGFIFRKQLVLLGFDLFLSGQVEKKLEGSYEPIEGKKPEESKITPAGDPFSMLLLGIDQRGKEVGRSDTIIYTVARPKDDKILMVSIPRDTYAEIVGKDKEDKINHAFAFGGKKMIIDSVAKLVDEPVDHYATINFQGFIDVVDAMGGVELPITKDIVNKAAEHEKFTVKGGKPIYSGQEALYYVRYREDDHINRSERNMVFLNAIMNRMTQLNQITKVPELISIMGDNFTTDIEPKKIIDLAKDVFTADHREIYSYTLKGEGGRKANHIWYYIPDEKDLSYIHDMIDNWMDPNTKTDQLMVPVKEK; from the coding sequence ATGAAGAAACTAAACATTAAAAAACGTTATATTGCAATATCCCTTGTCGCGCTCGTATTGATCGGAGGATTTATATTCCGCAAACAGCTCGTGCTGCTCGGATTCGATCTCTTCCTGTCCGGACAAGTGGAGAAAAAGCTAGAGGGCTCGTATGAGCCGATTGAAGGGAAAAAGCCGGAAGAGAGCAAAATTACGCCGGCAGGCGATCCTTTCTCCATGCTGCTGCTCGGCATTGATCAGCGCGGCAAGGAGGTCGGTCGATCCGACACAATCATCTATACCGTGGCAAGACCTAAAGATGATAAGATCTTGATGGTGTCGATCCCGCGGGATACGTACGCTGAGATCGTCGGAAAAGACAAGGAAGATAAGATTAATCACGCATTCGCGTTCGGCGGAAAGAAGATGATCATCGACTCGGTCGCGAAGCTGGTGGATGAGCCTGTCGACCACTATGCGACAATTAATTTCCAAGGATTCATCGATGTCGTCGATGCCATGGGCGGCGTAGAATTGCCGATTACGAAGGATATCGTGAACAAAGCCGCTGAGCATGAGAAATTCACCGTTAAAGGCGGCAAACCGATCTATTCCGGTCAGGAAGCACTGTATTATGTAAGATATCGGGAAGATGATCATATTAATCGTAGTGAACGAAACATGGTGTTCCTCAATGCCATTATGAATCGCATGACCCAACTGAACCAAATTACGAAGGTCCCTGAACTTATTTCAATTATGGGTGATAATTTCACAACGGATATTGAACCGAAGAAAATCATTGATTTGGCGAAGGACGTATTCACAGCCGATCATCGTGAAATATATAGCTACACATTAAAGGGAGAAGGCGGACGGAAGGCGAATCATATATGGTACTATATTCCAGATGAGAAAGACTTATCCTATATTCACGATATGATCGATAATTGGATGGATCCGAACACCAAAACGGACCAATTAATGGTGCCAGTCAAGGAGAAGTAA
- a CDS encoding CBS domain-containing protein, with product MNIAFFLLPKNEVVCLTQESTLRQALERMEYHRYTSVPVLTEDGEYVGTCTEGDLLWFMKNSNGKTTFETAHKVVLKDIPLRSANKPVRIDSNMEDLISLAKVQNFVPVVDDMNKFIGIVRRSEIIGYCEKRVFANKV from the coding sequence ATGAATATTGCTTTTTTCTTGTTGCCGAAAAATGAGGTTGTCTGTCTGACACAAGAAAGTACCTTGCGGCAAGCATTAGAACGGATGGAATATCATCGGTACACTTCGGTACCAGTACTTACGGAAGATGGGGAGTACGTCGGCACGTGTACGGAAGGTGATTTGCTCTGGTTCATGAAGAATTCGAACGGGAAGACGACCTTCGAGACGGCACACAAGGTAGTCTTGAAGGACATTCCGCTGCGAAGCGCCAATAAGCCGGTGCGGATCGATTCCAACATGGAGGACTTGATAAGTCTTGCGAAAGTGCAGAATTTCGTGCCTGTCGTGGATGACATGAACAAGTTCATCGGGATCGTGCGCCGTTCGGAGATTATTGGGTATTGCGAGAAGAGGGTCTTCGCGAACAAGGTATAG
- a CDS encoding MazG-like family protein has product MQKEMDLAKRAKVIEWLKTEVLDHVSRLFKSLWEGSTTRVVDSLSSLIVSSYILGRRLGVPYKELDDSILEKLKKHKQEGHQLEDWYQDISALEEHLRKR; this is encoded by the coding sequence ATGCAGAAAGAAATGGATTTGGCCAAGCGCGCCAAAGTGATTGAATGGCTGAAGACAGAAGTGCTCGATCACGTTTCACGACTGTTTAAATCTTTGTGGGAAGGCAGTACAACACGTGTCGTTGACAGTCTGTCCAGCCTTATCGTGAGCAGCTATATTCTAGGCCGCCGCCTTGGCGTGCCCTATAAAGAATTAGATGACAGCATTCTTGAGAAACTTAAGAAACATAAGCAAGAAGGGCATCAGCTTGAAGACTGGTATCAAGACATCTCCGCGCTCGAAGAACATTTACGTAAGAGGTGA